GTGTAGTCCGCAAGTGGTATTCCTGATGACAAAGTTGCAAAGATGTTACCAAAGAACGGATCACTAGGATAAAGATCTGCAAAGGTGGCGAAGCCGGGAACTGATGTGTGAAGAACCGTAAGAACAAAATGCCTGCGACTTAAGGCGTCGGAAACTCTGTTTGAAGCACCCGAAGTATGCTTGATGACGAATGTAAATTGCTAAAGGAATGCTATCCAAGATGTATGGCGCGACGAAACTTTTCCTTGGCTGCTTAGATGTTTCAATGCGTCATGGTCGGTATAAAGAACGAATTCTTTATGAAACAAATACTGCCGCCAATGTTTGATGGCTTGGACGATTGTATAGAACTCGATGTCGTAGGTGCTGTAACGAAAACGTGCACCAGCTAATTTCTCACTGTAGAAGGCAATGGGACGGCCTTTTTGACTCAAAACAGCTCTGATGCCTGTCTTCGAGGCATCGCAATGTAGCTCAAACACCAAAGAGAAGTCTGGGAGTGCAAGGACTGGGGCAGAGCAGAGTTTGTCTTTAATGACCAGAAAGGCCCGAGCAGCTTCCGTAGTCCAGGTAAAGTGTCCATCGCGTATGCAGTCAGTAATAGGTGCCATAAGACTACTAAATTGTGATACAAAGCGCCTATAACAGAAAGCTACGAACCTCGGTGATCGTGGTTGGTGATGGCCACAACTGTATCACAGAGATTTTGGCGGGATCAACAACAAGTCCCTGTGCCGAAACAATATAGCCAAGGAAGTGTACTTTAGAGGAGCCAAACTCGCACTTCTTCAAGGTAACATAGAACTTGTCCTGGCGTAATATGGTGAGAACGTCTGAAAGGTGGCGCACGTGTTCCTCCAGTGACGTGCTAAAGATCAAAATATCATCGAAGTAAACGACGACGAATTTGCCGATGAAAGGACGTAATGCTTGATTCATAACACGCATGAAAGTACTGGGAGCATTAGAGATGCCGAAAGGCATGACAAGCCATTCAAATAATCCTTCGCGAGTCTTGAAAGCTGTTTTCCATTCATCACCGGGATTGATTCATATCTGATGATATCAACTTTTCAAATCAAGCTTAGAGAATATAGTTGCCTTGCCGATCTGGTCCAGTAGGTCGTCAAGACATGGAATCAGAAAGAGGTAACGGATTGTAATTTTGTTGATAGCTCTACTGTCAACACAAATTCTCCACGAACCGTCCTTCTTAGGAATGAGTAAGGCGGGAACCGCACACGGAGAGAGACTTTCACGGAGAAATCCCTTTGCCACGAGCTCCTCCACTTGCCGTCGCAGCTCTTCGTGTTCTCTTGGGCTCATACGGTAGTGGGAACGATTTGGTAATGCTGCGTCCGGAAGAAGATCGATGCGGTGCTGGATGTCCCGTACTGGTGGGAGTCCTTCGGGTAGATCTTGTGGGAAAACGTTGGTGAAGTCTGAGATGACAGTTTTAAAGGCTTCCGGAACTTGAGGCAAGTGATGATTGGCTACTGGTTTGGTAACAAGAACCAGAACCATGCCTGCGTCACACATGGCGTCGATAAATGGCTTTCTGCGGAGGAACATTACCGGCTTAGGTGACGGGGATGTAACGGTTTCAGGTGTAGGCTTCAACACAAGTTTGCGGTTTGCAAAAGTAAAGGTGTATGTGTTGAGAAAGCCATCATGAATTACGCGTCTGTCATATTCCCATGGTCGTCCGAGAAGGAGGTGGCAAGCATCCATAGGCGCTATGTCACAGTAAACTTCATCTTGGTAAGACGAGCCAACAGAGAATGATACGAGAACACGTCGAGTGATGGTAAGGTCATGATCTTGTTGTATCCAACCAAGTTTATAAGGAGACGGGTGTGGTTCATCTTTCAGATCAAGCTTCTGAACGGCATCAGCGGCAATGACGTTCTCAGTACTCCCTGAGTCAATAACAAACGTGCAGACCTTACCATTAATCGTACATCGAGATTGGAACAACCTCTTGCGTTGGGTAAATTCTGTGTCCGAGCGAGGTGCTAGACATGATCGACGAAGAACATGAAGTTGTCCGTTATCAGGATAGACTTCTTCTTCAGTTGGTTCCTCATCGTAGATAGGAGCTGGATCATCATCTGCTTCTTCAATGAGGAGACCGCGATGAGCTCGTGAAGGACAAGCAGACTGGCGATGGCCATGTTCGCCACAAGAGAAGCAACGTAGGCCGCCAGGGCGTTGTTGTTGCGTGGTGGTTGCAGGCACAATCGCTGTTTCTGTTTTGTTAGAAGTGGTGTCCGGGGTGGTTGTGGTTGTGGACGCTGCTGTTGTTCGGTTCTGTCGTGAAGTACCCCAAGGCTGAGAACCAGCATGAGACTGATTTTCTATTGTTATGGCCTGTTGATGAGCTTCAGAGATGGACTGTGGTCGGAATAGGTTCAGGGTAAACTGTATTTGTTGACGGAGTCCTCCAATAAAGCGCATGACAAGTTGCTCTTCAGAATCTCGAACCTCCACCCTATTGATCATCTTGAAGAATTATGTTGCGTATTCATCAACAGTGCGACTGCCCTGTCGAAGATCTGCAATTTCTGAAACATCAATTGATCATAGTTGTAGGGAAATTTTTTTTTTTGCATCTCGCGTTTAAGTTTGTCCCATATGGTGCTTTTCGGTTTGCCTAAGCGAGCGCGAGTTGTTTTGCTCTGTGCCCACCAGGCGGCTGCACGATCGTGAAAATGTATTGCAAGGAGAGGGACACATTTTTCGAGCGGGACTTCCTTGAACTCGAGGATTTTTTCGATGGTGACGAACCAGTCGAGTAATTCTTCTGCGTTTGTGGAGCCTTTAA
The DNA window shown above is from Brassica oleracea var. oleracea cultivar TO1000 chromosome C3, BOL, whole genome shotgun sequence and carries:
- the LOC106330838 gene encoding uncharacterized protein LOC106330838, with the translated sequence MVRKNRSQQYADDDLPASQQSVNDLQAHVTALVDAVAALTTQTATPAIRPCSNNRTSIPADSEDEDDNPFAPLQQARRHCNINNNSDSDEEHDGRAWKSSFKIEFPEFKGSTNAEELLDWFVTIEKILEFKEVPLEKCVPLLAIHFHDRAAAWVEVRDSEEQLVMRFIGGLRQQIQFTLNLFRPQSISEAHQQAITIENQSHAGSQPWGTSRQNRTTAASTTTTTPDTTSNKTETAIVPATTTQQQRPGGLRCFSCGEHGHRQSACPSRAHRGLLIEEADDDPAPIYDEEPTEEEVYPDNGQLHVLRRSCLAPRSDTEFTQRKRLFQSRCTINGKVCTFVIDSGSTENVIAADAVQKLDLKDEPHPSPYKLGWIQQDHDLTITRRVLVSFSVGSSYQDEVYCDIAPMDACHLLLGRPWEYDRRVIHDGFLNTYTFTFANRKLVLKPTPETVTSPSPKPVMFLRRKPFIDAMCDAGMVLVLVTKPVANHHLPQVPEAFKTVISDFTNVFPQDLPEGLPPVRDIQHRIDLLPDAALPNRSHYRMSPREHEELRRQVEELVAKGFLRESLSPCAVPALLIPKKDAFKTREGLFEWLVMPFGISNAPSTFMRVMNQALRPFIGKFVVVYFDDILIFSTSLEEHVRHLSDVLTILRQDKFYVTLKKCEFGSSKVHFLGYIVSAQGLVVDPAKISVIQLWPSPTTITEVRSFLL